In the genome of Zobellia nedashkovskayae, the window ATTTTTGGACTAAGTAGCGCCCATGCCGCGGCAACATTAGCGGTAATCTTGGTGGGTTATAAAGCGAAAATATTAGATAGTAATATCTTAAACGGAACCGTAATTCTTATACTTTTTACCTGCATCATAGCCTCTTTTGTTACAGAAAAAGCGGCAAAACGAATTGTTGTTGATTCAGAGGCTGAAGAATTTGACGAAGAATCAATGACTACTGTATTTAAAAACGAGCACATACTAATGCCTATTGCGAATCCTGCTAATATGGATAAAGCCTTAGAGTTCGCTATTTTAATAAAGGACAAAAAATCTACGCACCCCATTACCATTCTAACCGTAGTACCAAACAACATTCAGGCTGAAAGGAATATTATGAAATCCAAGGAGCGTTTAGAGCTTTTGGTAAAAGAAGCAACAGCCTCAGAAACGGTAGCCAATTTAGCGGCAACAATAGACCTAAACCCCGCTGCGGGAATTGTGCGTACAGCTCGTGAAACTATGGTAGATACTATTATTATGGGTTGGCCGGAAAACACCGGGTTCATAGAAAAATTAGTTGGCGAAAAGATGGATAGCGTATTGAACCAAACAGATAAACTTTTATTTATTTGCCACTTTCATGTGCCTTTAACCAACCATAGACGTATACTATTAGCAGTTCCAAAATTGGCTGAAAGGGAGAAAGGTTTTAAACAGTGGGTAGACAAAATTGTATTACTAGCTTCTGAAATAAGTGTGCCTATAGTGCTGTATTGTAACGATGATACCGAAAAGTATATAAAAGAGTATTTAACAAGCAGGAAGATTAAATTATCCCTTACGTTTAATAACCTGACCAATTGGGATGACTTTTTAATAATTTCCAAAGAAATTCAGGTTAATGACCTTTTTATTCTTGTTTCTGCCCGTAAAGGAAGCGTTTCTCATATAGGGGCATTAGATAATATTCCAAAAAAAATAGAAGGATACTTCAACTCTTATAGTAGAATAATTATTTACCCATAAGGAATACCAATACGGTTAGTTTTCTTGAAGTATTTTATAAACCAAATCCTTTGTTAGTTGGTGCCCATTAGCTTTTTTACGAATCTCATCATAACTGAATCTAAAATCACAACCAGTTTTATATTCACTGCAACCATAAGCCGTTTTCCCTTTTAAAATAGTGCCTTTGTTACATTTTGGACAAATATTTTCTTCTGAAGTGGTTGTTGAAACCTTAACATTTTTAGGAGGTAAATGTTTTTTAGGCTCTAACTTTAGTTTAAAATCATCATCAAATCTAACAAGTCCTTCAACAGTGGCATCATTCACTTTAAAGCCCTTTAGATTTACGGTAGACCCTTTTTGTAATAATCTTACGTATTGTTTTTCTGAAATGGTTTTACCCTCAAATATAAATGGAATAACAAAGTCGCAAGTCTTTTTAAATTCGGAACAACCATAGGCTGTTTTCCCTTTAAGAAGTGATCCATTCTTACATTTTGGACATTTTTCTGCCGTTATTCCCGAGGTTTTCTTGGTTACTCTTTTCTTTGCGCCAGCAGGTTTATTATTTACGGACGAGATATTGGCTTTCTTGGTTTCACTTCGTACTTCGTACACCAAACGGTCTACCATTTGTTTCATCTGTTTAATGAAGCTTCCAGCACTAAACGTTCCTTTTTCAATGTCTTTTAATTGCTTTTCCCATTTACCAGTGAGCTCAGCAGATTTTAATAGTTCATTTTGAATGGTGTCTATTAGTTGTATGCCAATAACTGTTGGGATGACTTGCTTCTTATTTCGTTTTATATACTTTCTTCGAAATAATGTTTCAATAATATTGGCGCGAGTAGAAGGACGGCCAATACCGTTTTCTTTCATAATCTCGCGAAGCTCGTCATCATCAACCTGCTTTCCTGCGGTTTCCATAGCGCGTAGGAGGGAGGCCTCAGTAAATTGATTTGGTGGCTTGGTCTGTTTTTCTAAAAACGAGGGCTCATGTGGTCCTTTTTCGCCTTTTACGAAAGTTGGTAGTATTCCTGATTCTTTAGACGGAGAATCTGGAGTTTCAAAAACAACACGCCAACCTTTTTCTAAAATCTCTTTTCCTGTAGTTTTAAACTTTACTTTTTCGGCTTTACCAATTACTGTAGTGTTTGAGACTTTACAATCTGGATAAAACACGGCAATAAAACGGCGTACAATGATATTATAAACCTGTTGCTGGTTGTATTGCAAATTCATTTGCTGCCCAGTTGGTATTATTGCGTGGTGATCCGTTACTTTACTATCATCGAAAACCTTTTTCGTTTTCTTTAATTTTTTTCCATGCAATGGCGCTGTTAAAGCTGCGTAATTCGTTAATTTTTGAAGTATTCCGGGTACTTTTGGGTATACATCGTTTGGTAAAAACGTGGTGTCAACTCTAGGATAAGTAACTACTTTTTGTTCGTATAGTTTTTGGACAATCTTTAAAGTTTCATCTGCAGAAAAGCCAAATTTCGTATTACAATATACTTGTAAGCCGGTTAAGTCAAACAGCTTTGGAGCGTATTCATTTCCTGCCTTTTTAGTGATAGATACAATTTCAAAATCGTGTTCTTTTACAATATTTGCTAGTTTTTCTCCGTCTTCAACCTTAAGAAAACGCCCTTCTTCGTAGCTAAATAAAGTATCGCGATAGAGAGTTTGCAATTCCCAATACGGTTGTGGTTTAAAATTTTCTATTTCCTTAAACCGGTTAACTAACATAGCTAATGTTGGTGTTTGCACACGGCCAACAGATAATACTTGCTTGTAACCACCATGTTTTAAAGTGTATAAACGAGTGGCATTCATGCCTAAAAGCCAATCTCCGATGGCTCGGGAAAAACCTGCGTAATATAAATTATCGTAATCTTCAGATGGCTTTAGGTTAGTAAAACCTTCTTTTATGGCTTCGGTTGTAAGCGAAGAAATCCAAAGTCTTTCCACCTTACCCTTATAATTTGCTTGATTTAAAACCCAACGTTGTATTAGCTCTCCTTCTTGGCCGGCATCCCCACAATTTATAACAACATCTGCTTTATCAAATAACTGTTTTATAATTTTAAACTGTTTTGTAATACCAGAATCTTTAGAAACTTTAGTTTCAAAGCGTTCTGGAAGCATGGGTAAATTGTTTAAATCCCAGCTTTTCCAATGCGGTTTGTAATCGTTTGGTTCCTTAAGCGTGCAAAGGTGCCCAAACGTATATGTTACAGCATAACCATTACCTTCATAATACCCATCACGCTTGGTGTTGCACCCAAGAACGGAAGCAATTTCTCTTGCTACAGATGGTTTTTCGGCTATACAGACTTTCATTTTATATGCTGAAATTTAATAATGCGAAGCTAGTTTAAACGGTATTGTAATTATGCGCTGACGACGACTGTACTGCTAACCAACTCACAAAGTTGCTTGCTGAAATAGAGCATTGCTTTTATTTCAGTAACACTAAGTAGCCTTTCTTTCTTTAGAATTAAAAGGGATGAGCCATTAGATTCTATATGATAGTAAAGGTTACTTTCTAAAAACAAAATTAACTCATCAGTGAACAATGCTTTAATATTTTCTGGATTTTCTCCGCTTAGGTAGAATCTTTTATTAAAATCAGGGTGGTCATCAAGGTCAATATCTTTGAAACCAGCTAAGCTGTATTTAAAGTCTAAAAGGCCTTCTTTATCTAAAGTGAAAACAGGAATTTCATCTTCTAGTTGCATATGCATTACAGTGGTTTTTACCACCTCGTAGGCTATAAAGGCACCTTCTGTAAACTCTACGTCAAACAGATTGTATTTACCTTGTTTATCAGACAGGGTATTGTAGATATATGGAATTTGACGTCTTCTAAAGAAAACAAAGCTACTTAAGAACTTAGTTTTTTTGTTTTTCTTAGCGTTATAGGTCCATTTAAGCTCTTTTGCAGTACTTTCTAATAGGCCTTGTCTTTTGGTAAAGTACCGACCAATTTGTTTTAGTTTATGAATTGGAAGCACTTTTCGTATAGCAAAAGGATGTGTTGAATCAGCTCCGTGCTTGTCAAGGCCAATAATTTCTAAACTACCTCCTTTTTTGGAAAAAGTTTCGGCGTAGTTTTCCAAACCTTCCATAGCAGTATGATCTACGAAAGTGCAGAGTGAAAAATCTAAAATGACGTTCTCGGTTTCTGGAATAACATCTAATTTATTTTTCAACTTATAGAAATTCAAAAAGTTACAGAAGTATTTAATACTCACATAAAAATTTCCGCCTTCGTTTTCCTTAAAAAGAAGCACGTTTGGTTTTGAAATATGGCTAAGAAACAAGGACATGCTTTTGTTCATCAGCACATGAACAATAAATGTCACCAAAATACCAACGCTTATTCCTGTAATTAAATTGGTGAACAATGTAGTTAATAGCGTGGCCAAGAATATGAGAATTTGTTCTTTACCGATTTTAGCAATTTTTTGAAGAGTTTTTGGGGTTGCTAATTTATAACCCGTATAGACTAAAATTGCAGCTAATGCTGCGAGGGGAATTCGTCTTAATTGGTCTTGAAACAGCAAAATAAAGATGACCAAAAAGAGCGCATGAAATAAATTTGCCGAGCGATTTGTAGCGCCGTTATTTACGTTTACAGAACTTCTGGCAATAACGGTTACTACATTTAAACCGCCTACTAAACCACTTAGTGTTGTTGCTAGCCCAAGAGCTTTAAGGTCTTTGTTAACATTTGAACGTCTGCTAAGAGGATCAAGCTTATCTACCGCTTTAATACTTAATAAGGATTCAATACTGGCAATTAGGGTTATAGCTAAAACAGCAAGAATAAAATCTGTTTCTAAAATCTTGGAGAAATCAGGAAAAGCCATGTTTCTAATGGCATCATCAGGTATGTTTACCAAATATTCATCATTCATTGGGTAGGGAGCATCCGTCCACACAAAAAAGTAACTAAATCCAATGGATAGAATTAAAATCCACATTGGGGCAGGTACTAGATGGAAGAAAGGATTCCTTATTTTGGAATAAAAAATCATAATTAGTAGACTGATAATACCTATTGCCGCCGCAATAAGCATACTGCTATCAGGATTCTGAAATAACGCAACGATAGCCACTGGTATTTTTCCTAAAAGGGCAACAATACTTCCAGAGGCCTCATTGTTTCCGACCATGATATGAAATTGCTTTGATAAGATTCCGAGTCCTATTGCAGCAAGCATTCCCTCAATGGCGGAAGCAGGAAAAAAGTCGGCCAACCTTCCCAGTTTAAGAAATCCTAAGAGTAACATCAAAATACCGGATATAACAATGGCCGCAAGGGTAAATAGGTAGCCCTGGTACATATTACCACCACCAAGAGTTGTAATAGCACCCAAGAGTACAATAACCAATCCATTACCCGGACCAGTAATTGTGACGTTGGAACCACCCAGGATAGAGACCACCAGACCACCAACTACCGCCGCAATAATACCTGATATAGGCGGAGCCTCGCTTGCTAAAGCCAGACCCAAACCTAATGGTAGGGCTATTAGAGATACTACAAAACCAGAAAATAAATTTTTAGGAAGTGCTTTTGTAAAAGTCTTGGAGTGACTGGTTTTTTGAGTCAATTAGTTTTTCTTATGATTAAAAGGTCGGTTGGTAGGTCTGAAAGTATGTATTCAATATCATGAGGAAACAAACGGTCTAAAAAACCGGTTTTAGAAGGGGCGTTCATAATCAATAGATCAGCCCTAACCACTTCTGCATAATGTCCAATAGAATACCCTCTTTTACCAAAAATACTTTGTGTTTTTACGGTAATGTTATCTGTTAGATATGGAGGTAGGTTATTAATTATCTTACGTACTCTAGATTCTTCGCGATGCTTTAAGCGTTCCTTCATTAGGTTCGCTTTTTTAAGCGAGCGATCATCTTCTACCGTTACATGTATTTCTTTTTGTAATATCTCTTCTACGATGGTCAACTGCTGCGCACCAAGGGCATTAGCGGCATAAAAAGCATTGGTTATGGCAAAATGGGTTTCAGGTGCATCAAGGCCATTTACAACAATATGCTTACAAGGTACGCGTTCGGCAGATGGTTTTATGAGAAGCAAAACAGAACAACACACTTTACGGGTTAGTTTTCTTGCTATGGAACCCACATAAAACTTAAACATGTTTTCATGTTGCATGGCACCAAGAATCAATAAATCAATTTTTGATGTTTTGCAAGTATTTGAAATCACATCATATGGATCACCACTTTCCCATTGAATTTCTACTTCTAAATTTTTATGCGCCGTTTGCTCAAGAATCTGATTAATTTGATTCGATTTCTCCGATGACTTTTCTCCTACATGTAATAATATCAGCTTCGCACCAAAGAAATTTGCGATACGCGCAGTTTCAATAACATTAGCCCTCAAAGAAGGAGAGAAAGCAAAGCCAAATAAAATAGTTTTAAACGGTTGTAGTTCTGATGCCATGATTAGATAACGGGAGCCCAATATAGCATAATAATAAAAAAGGAATATCTTGACTTATTCAATTCTATTTTTTCAGATAAAATAGTTATTTTTCAATCTTAATGAAAAAGCTATGGTAGAACTTGCAGGAATCATCATTTTAGGAATATTAGCGCAGTGGTTTGCATGGCGTCTAAAGTTACCTGCAATTCTTCCTTTAATCCTAATTGGGCTGTTAGTGGGGCCAATCGCCTCTTTGTATACTATTGATGGACAAAAACTCATAGAGCCTATCTGGAATGGAGAAATAGGACTCTTCCCTGGCGATTCACTCTACTATTTTGTTTCGCTTGCCATAAGTATTATTCTTTTTGAAGGCGGGTTAACTCTAAAACGTTCGGAAATTAGAAATGTAGGTCCAGTTATAACGAAACTAATTACGTTAGGGTCATTGGTCACATTTGTTTGTGCAGGGATTGCCGCGCACTATATTTTTGGGTTGAGCTGGCAGGTTTCTTTCTTGTTTTCGGCTTTAATTATTGTTACGGGACCTACGGTAATAACACCCATCTTAAGAAATATCCCTTTAAAGAAAGATGTTTCGGCAGTATTGAAATGGGAGGGAATATTAATTGATCCCATTGGAGCTTTGGCAGCCGTATTGGTTTTTGAATTCATAAGTGTAGGAGAGGGGAAAGCCTATACAATAACCGCTTTAATAGAGTTCGGTAAGATTTTACTTTTTGGTTTCACGTTTGGTTTTACATTCGCACATGCGCTAACCTTTGCTATTAAAAAGAATTTTATTCCGCATTATTTATTGAACGTGGCATCGCTTTCTACAGTGCTTCTTGTTTTTGTAATGTCCGATTCCTTTGCACATGAATCTGGTCTTTTAGCAGTCGTTGTTATGGGTATGGTTATGGGTAATACGGATCTTCCAAACATTAAAGAACTCTTATACTTCAAAGAATCATTAAGTATTTTATTGATTTCTATCTTGTTTATTTTATTGGCCGCGAATATTAATATCTCTGACCTTGAATTGATTTTTAATTGGAGAACTGCAGCTCTGTTTGCTATTATTGTTTTTGTGATTAGACCGCTAGGTGTCTTTCTAAGTTCATCCGGTTCAAACCTGAAATTCAATGAAAAACTTTTTATAGGATGGGTTGGGCCAAGAGGTATCGTTGCTGCCGGTATTGCCTCACTGTTTGGTTCTAAGCTTCTCGCTAAAGGAGAGCCTGGTGCTGAATTTATTACACCTTTGGTATTCATGATTGTATTGGGAACGGTTCTCTTGAACGCCACTACAGCACGTTTATTTGCGAAATCTGTAGGTGTGTTTTTGACCAAATCGGAAGGTATACTAATTATAGGAGCATCAAAAGCATCTCGTCTTATTGCGGATTATCTTAATAAGAACAACCGTCATGTAGTTTTAATTGATAATAATCAAACAAACATAAACAAAGCCAAGAAATTAGGCCTTGAGGCTTTTACCGCAAATATTTATTCTGATACACTGACAGACAATATAGAACTTAATGATGTAGGCTATCTTATGGCATTGACAGGGAACTCTGAGATTAATAAGTATGCGGTTAATAATTTTAGTAAAGATTTTGGAGCTAATGGTTCTTTTAGGTTGGTAAATGCCGATGAGATGAATAATCCAGAAAATAATCCTAAAGAAGGACTGTTTTCACATACCGATGACTTTATCAAATTAACGGAAACCGCAAGAAAATTTCCTGCAGTGCATGAGATAGAATTAAAGGATAAGGAACATTACGAGGCACTAATAGAAATTACCAAAGCAGATGAAAATATTGTACCTATCTTCTTGAAAACGCCAAAAGGTGATTTACAGATCATTTCTAGTTTTAGCACTGACTTTGAGGACATCACAGATAAATACCGATTGGTTTACTTAGGAAAAGTATTTGATGTTGATGAAACAAAGGACGAAGTTGAAATTGACCAAAAAGAAGAAGAATAGACCAAGATAATTAGGCATATCCATACTTAAATACGTTTTATGATTCTTCTTGAATAATGATTTGGAGGAAGTAATACTCTAAGACTAGCCTGAAAAAGGCATGGTCTTGTAAACAAATATATCTATATCATCTTGCTTCACGTCTATGTATTCATCTCCTGCAAGGCTATAAAAATGTATAGATGATTCCCTTTTAATTTTATCTTCCAGTAGATTAATATCTATCTCACCACTTTCTTGTTGCCAGATAAATATGGAATTCTGTTCCGAAGGAATCGTTCTGTGCTTTGCGTTAAAATGGGCTATATACGTGGTCATTTTTTGCGAAATAGTTTTACACTATTAAAACAGATACTAACATTAAAAATTGCCCAAAATTTGAAATATTTGTAAGAAAAAGAATATTTATACGTAGGAATAACAGAAGTATTTGATTTAGAATAATTTACATTGAACACCATTTCGTAAAGGGTATGACATAGATTTTTTTTGTTAATTGTATTACGGCAATATTCTAAAGTATGAGCCGTTTTATTATCACTTAATCTATACTATTTTAACCAAATCTATTATGAAGAAACTATTTTTATTTTTCGCTTTAGCGAGTACCGTAGCCTTTACTAGTTGTTCTAAAGATGAAGATGACACTGATGTAATTATCGGTACTTGGTTAATGGAATCAAGTACCACTTTTGATGGACAATCAACCACAAATTATGAAGATAAGTGGGTGTTTAAATCAGATTTATCTGGTGATTATTCAGAGAGCTATAATGGTGAATTAGATTTTGAAACTACATTTACTTGGATGAAATCAGAAGATTCCTATATTGTTATATATGCTGATGATGAAGGGACGGATACATTTACTGTAGGAGAATTATTAGGTAACACCACACTTATGGAAGGTGAGAATATTTTAGCTATAAAGGAGTAGCATTAAAAACTATTATATGAAAAAATCCCTTGTTCTTTCGAGCAAGGGATTATTTTTAATCGTTTAACTTTAACACTGCCATAAAGGCTTCTTGAGGAACTTCTACATTACCTACTTGGCGCATACGTTTTTTACCTTTCTTTTGTTTCTCCAAAAGTTTACGTTTACGAGAAATATCACCACCATAACATTTGGCCGTTACATCTTTTCGTAAGGCTTTGGTAGTTTCTCTAGATATTATTTTTGCACCAATAGCCGCTTGAATCGGAATATCAAACTGTTGCCGTGGTATAAGTTCTTTTAATTTTGAGCAAATCTTCTTACCAATGTTCACTGCATTGTCTGCATGTAGTAAAGCCGAAAGGGCATCTACGGGCTGTGCATTTAGTAAAATATCTACACGTACTAGTTTAGAAGGACGCATTCCTATAGGAGCGTAATCAAAAGAGGCATACCCTTTTGAAACAGTTTTTAAGCGATCATAGAAATCAAAAACAATCTCGGCCAAAGGCATGTCAAAAGTAAGCTCAACACGTTCCGTGGTCAAATAGGTTTGATTTGTTATCACTCCTCTTTTTTCAATACATAAAGACATTACGTTACCTACAAAATCGGCTTTCGTAATAATCGTAGCTTTTATATAAGGCTCCTCTACATGATCAATACTTGACGGATCTGGTAAATCAGTAGGGTTGTTTACAACAATTGGTATATCAGGATTTTTACGCGTAAATGCATGGTAACTAACGTTTGGTACCGTAGTAATTACGGTCATATTAAACTCACGCTCTAAGCGCTCTTGAATAATCTCCATGTGAAGCATTCCTAAAAAACCACATCTGAATCCAAAACCAAGGGCAGCACTGCTTTCAGGAGCAAACACCAATGAGGCGTCATTTAATTGCAACTTTTCCATAGAAGAACGTAATTCTTCAAACTCATCCGTATCTACAGGGTAAATACCAGCAAAAACCATAGGCTTAACATCCTCAAAACCTGCTATTGCATTTTTTGTAGGGTTCGCCGCGTCTGTAATAGTATCACCAACTTTTACTTCACGTGCATCTTTAATACCTGTAATCAAATACCCTACATCACCGGCTTTTACACTTTTCTTTATTTCTTGTGTCAACTTTAAAGTTCCTACTTCATCAGCGTAGTAATCTTTATCAGTAGCAACAAATTTTATTTTTTGTCCCTTTTTTATTTCGCCATTAATAACCCTAAAATAGGTTTCAACGCCACGAAACGGATTGTATACAGAATCAAAAACAAGTGCTTGTAAAGACTCATCTACATTACCCGTAGGCGCAGGAATACGCTCTATAATAGCCGAAAGAATTTCTTCAATACCAATCCCTGTTTTAGCACTTGCAGGAATTACTTCTTCCGCTTTACAGCCTAATAGATCTACGATATCATCAGTAACTTCTTCTGGATTGGCACTTGGTAAATCTACCTTGTTCAAAACAGGAATGATTTCTAAATCATTCTCTAATGCTAAATATAAATTAGAAATGGTCTGTGCTTGAATACTTTGGGCAGCATCTACAACTAAAAGAGCGCCTTCACAGGCAGCAATTGATCTAGACACTTCATAAGAGAAGTCAACATGGCCAGGAGTGTCTATTAAATTAAGAATATATTCCTCACCTTTATAAGTGTACTCCATTTGAATAGCGTGACTCTTTATGGTTATACCACGTTCACGTTCCAAATCCATACTGTCAAGTAGCTGTTCTTTCTTCTCTCGATCGGTAACAGCTCCCGTAAAATCTAATAAACGATCTGCCAAGGTGCTTTTACCGTGGTCAATATGGGCTATAATACAAAAGTTTCTAATATTCTTCATTGATGATAAACTGATTTAGGCAAGCGAATTCTATTGCGTATAAGTGGGCAAAGATACGTTATTTTAATCCTGTATCATCAAAGCGTATGTAGGCGGGACATTTAATAGTATGTTTGAGGGCTGGCTGATTTGAAATAAACAAAACTGTATAAGCCGAAATTGTAATTAGGGACTTTTTTAAAGATGCTATAGAATGTATTGTCCTTACTCATTTGTAAGGTAGTTATATAGAGTGCTGAATCTTAAATTACATTTATTGTAAGATTTTATCCTTAAAAAGTGTTAGATTTGAAACAGAACCTAGCATTTAGTGAAGAATTTTATTTGCCCCTTATTTTTCCTATTATCCCTCAATTGCCTACTTTATTCCCAAGAACTTACCGTTACTGGCGTTGTAAAGAGTCAAGAGGATAATGCGATTTCTTATGCGAATGTACTCTTATTAAACGCTGCCGATTCTACCTTAATTTCAGGAACTTCTACTGGCGAAGACGGAACTTTTAAAATTATAAAAATACCTGCAGGCAATTATTTGATCAAGGCTAGTTTTATTGGTAATGAAAGTGCTATAACAGCTTTTAAAATTGATGCGGATAAAGAGCTAGAACCAATACTACTAGATGAATCAGATCAGAGGCTTGATGAGGTGGTGGTTACTTCACAAAAACCTAGATTAGAAAGAAAAATTGACCGATTGGTTTTTAATGTAGAAAATACCGCCTATGCTGATGGCGATGTTTGGGACTTACTTAAAATAACACCTAGTGTTATGGTTTTAAATAACAGGTTAACGGTGCAGGGAAGTTCTGCCATAGGCGTTTTAATTAATGGACGGAAAATCAATATACCTTATGAAGATATTGTCAATCTTTTGTCTGGAACATCTGCCGCCAATGTATTGTCTATTGAGATTATAAACAACCCTCCGTCAAAGTATGGAGCAGAAGATAATGCCTTGATTAATATTGTAATGAAAAAGAATATAGTTGCGGGTTATAATGGCGCAATCTATAATAAATACACTCAGGGTATTCTGCCCAAACACACTGTTGGTACAGATCATTTTTTTAAGGGTAAGAAAACACAGTTGTCAGTAAACTATAGTTTTCGCCAAGATAGGGGTGTTACGTATTATACGGACATTACAAACTTTTCTCAAGATAACGGTACGGTTTCAACTTGGACGGCAGAGCAGGAATATCTTAAAAACCAGCAACAGCATAATATTTCTCTGTTTTTTGATTACGATATTGATAAAAAGAGACGACTGAGCTTTACAACTATTAATCTTTGGCAGCCAAATGGGTCTCGTATTTATGATACGGACACAGATGTGTCTAATCCAAGTTCATGGTCAGATTTTCACACGATTAATAATTCAGAACAACGGAAGTTGAATACTTCAT includes:
- a CDS encoding GTP-binding protein LepA, with product MTTYIAHFNAKHRTIPSEQNSIFIWQQESGEIDINLLEDKIKRESSIHFYSLAGDEYIDVKQDDIDIFVYKTMPFSG
- the lepA gene encoding translation elongation factor 4, with the protein product MKNIRNFCIIAHIDHGKSTLADRLLDFTGAVTDREKKEQLLDSMDLERERGITIKSHAIQMEYTYKGEEYILNLIDTPGHVDFSYEVSRSIAACEGALLVVDAAQSIQAQTISNLYLALENDLEIIPVLNKVDLPSANPEEVTDDIVDLLGCKAEEVIPASAKTGIGIEEILSAIIERIPAPTGNVDESLQALVFDSVYNPFRGVETYFRVINGEIKKGQKIKFVATDKDYYADEVGTLKLTQEIKKSVKAGDVGYLITGIKDAREVKVGDTITDAANPTKNAIAGFEDVKPMVFAGIYPVDTDEFEELRSSMEKLQLNDASLVFAPESSAALGFGFRCGFLGMLHMEIIQERLEREFNMTVITTVPNVSYHAFTRKNPDIPIVVNNPTDLPDPSSIDHVEEPYIKATIITKADFVGNVMSLCIEKRGVITNQTYLTTERVELTFDMPLAEIVFDFYDRLKTVSKGYASFDYAPIGMRPSKLVRVDILLNAQPVDALSALLHADNAVNIGKKICSKLKELIPRQQFDIPIQAAIGAKIISRETTKALRKDVTAKCYGGDISRKRKLLEKQKKGKKRMRQVGNVEVPQEAFMAVLKLND
- a CDS encoding SulP family inorganic anion transporter; translated protein: MTQKTSHSKTFTKALPKNLFSGFVVSLIALPLGLGLALASEAPPISGIIAAVVGGLVVSILGGSNVTITGPGNGLVIVLLGAITTLGGGNMYQGYLFTLAAIVISGILMLLLGFLKLGRLADFFPASAIEGMLAAIGLGILSKQFHIMVGNNEASGSIVALLGKIPVAIVALFQNPDSSMLIAAAIGIISLLIMIFYSKIRNPFFHLVPAPMWILILSIGFSYFFVWTDAPYPMNDEYLVNIPDDAIRNMAFPDFSKILETDFILAVLAITLIASIESLLSIKAVDKLDPLSRRSNVNKDLKALGLATTLSGLVGGLNVVTVIARSSVNVNNGATNRSANLFHALFLVIFILLFQDQLRRIPLAALAAILVYTGYKLATPKTLQKIAKIGKEQILIFLATLLTTLFTNLITGISVGILVTFIVHVLMNKSMSLFLSHISKPNVLLFKENEGGNFYVSIKYFCNFLNFYKLKNKLDVIPETENVILDFSLCTFVDHTAMEGLENYAETFSKKGGSLEIIGLDKHGADSTHPFAIRKVLPIHKLKQIGRYFTKRQGLLESTAKELKWTYNAKKNKKTKFLSSFVFFRRRQIPYIYNTLSDKQGKYNLFDVEFTEGAFIAYEVVKTTVMHMQLEDEIPVFTLDKEGLLDFKYSLAGFKDIDLDDHPDFNKRFYLSGENPENIKALFTDELILFLESNLYYHIESNGSSLLILKKERLLSVTEIKAMLYFSKQLCELVSSTVVVSA
- a CDS encoding universal stress protein, encoding MASELQPFKTILFGFAFSPSLRANVIETARIANFFGAKLILLHVGEKSSEKSNQINQILEQTAHKNLEVEIQWESGDPYDVISNTCKTSKIDLLILGAMQHENMFKFYVGSIARKLTRKVCCSVLLLIKPSAERVPCKHIVVNGLDAPETHFAITNAFYAANALGAQQLTIVEEILQKEIHVTVEDDRSLKKANLMKERLKHREESRVRKIINNLPPYLTDNITVKTQSIFGKRGYSIGHYAEVVRADLLIMNAPSKTGFLDRLFPHDIEYILSDLPTDLLIIRKTN
- a CDS encoding cation:proton antiporter — protein: MVELAGIIILGILAQWFAWRLKLPAILPLILIGLLVGPIASLYTIDGQKLIEPIWNGEIGLFPGDSLYYFVSLAISIILFEGGLTLKRSEIRNVGPVITKLITLGSLVTFVCAGIAAHYIFGLSWQVSFLFSALIIVTGPTVITPILRNIPLKKDVSAVLKWEGILIDPIGALAAVLVFEFISVGEGKAYTITALIEFGKILLFGFTFGFTFAHALTFAIKKNFIPHYLLNVASLSTVLLVFVMSDSFAHESGLLAVVVMGMVMGNTDLPNIKELLYFKESLSILLISILFILLAANINISDLELIFNWRTAALFAIIVFVIRPLGVFLSSSGSNLKFNEKLFIGWVGPRGIVAAGIASLFGSKLLAKGEPGAEFITPLVFMIVLGTVLLNATTARLFAKSVGVFLTKSEGILIIGASKASRLIADYLNKNNRHVVLIDNNQTNINKAKKLGLEAFTANIYSDTLTDNIELNDVGYLMALTGNSEINKYAVNNFSKDFGANGSFRLVNADEMNNPENNPKEGLFSHTDDFIKLTETARKFPAVHEIELKDKEHYEALIEITKADENIVPIFLKTPKGDLQIISSFSTDFEDITDKYRLVYLGKVFDVDETKDEVEIDQKEEE
- a CDS encoding type IA DNA topoisomerase; this encodes MKVCIAEKPSVAREIASVLGCNTKRDGYYEGNGYAVTYTFGHLCTLKEPNDYKPHWKSWDLNNLPMLPERFETKVSKDSGITKQFKIIKQLFDKADVVINCGDAGQEGELIQRWVLNQANYKGKVERLWISSLTTEAIKEGFTNLKPSEDYDNLYYAGFSRAIGDWLLGMNATRLYTLKHGGYKQVLSVGRVQTPTLAMLVNRFKEIENFKPQPYWELQTLYRDTLFSYEEGRFLKVEDGEKLANIVKEHDFEIVSITKKAGNEYAPKLFDLTGLQVYCNTKFGFSADETLKIVQKLYEQKVVTYPRVDTTFLPNDVYPKVPGILQKLTNYAALTAPLHGKKLKKTKKVFDDSKVTDHHAIIPTGQQMNLQYNQQQVYNIIVRRFIAVFYPDCKVSNTTVIGKAEKVKFKTTGKEILEKGWRVVFETPDSPSKESGILPTFVKGEKGPHEPSFLEKQTKPPNQFTEASLLRAMETAGKQVDDDELREIMKENGIGRPSTRANIIETLFRRKYIKRNKKQVIPTVIGIQLIDTIQNELLKSAELTGKWEKQLKDIEKGTFSAGSFIKQMKQMVDRLVYEVRSETKKANISSVNNKPAGAKKRVTKKTSGITAEKCPKCKNGSLLKGKTAYGCSEFKKTCDFVIPFIFEGKTISEKQYVRLLQKGSTVNLKGFKVNDATVEGLVRFDDDFKLKLEPKKHLPPKNVKVSTTTSEENICPKCNKGTILKGKTAYGCSEYKTGCDFRFSYDEIRKKANGHQLTKDLVYKILQEN